The Actinomadura graeca nucleotide sequence ATGGGCCATGAGGTTCGCTACCGCGTGCGCGGAGGCCGTCAGCTGCACGGCACCGTTTTCATCCAGGGGGCCAAGAACGCCGTCCTGCCGATGATCGGAGCCTCGCTGATGGCGTCCAGGGGCCGCACGGTCCTGCGGAACGTCCCGATCATCGAGGACGTGCGGCGCGCGGTGGAGCTCGCCCGGGCCATCGGCGCCAAGGCCGAGCTGCACGAGACCGAGCGGACGCTGGTGATCGACGCGTCCTCGCTCAGCACGCCGGTGCTCCCCGCCGACATCGCGTCCCGGTTCCGCGGGTCGTTCCTGTTCGTCCCGGCGCTGCTGCACCGGCTCGGCGAGGCCGTCATCGAGGGCGTCGGCGGCTGCAACCTCGGCAGCCGCAACCTGGACTTCCACTACAACGGCTTCAAGCGGATGGGCGCCACGGTCACCGAGCACGTGGCCGACAACGGCGACGGCATCATCCACATCAAGGCCGGTGACCTGCGCGGCGGCACGCTGTACTGCGACACCCCGTCCCACACCGGCACCGAGAACCTGATCATGGCGGCGGCGCTGGCCCAGGGCACCACGCTGATCAAGAACGCGGCGCTGGAGCCCGAGGTGCTGGACAACATCGCGATCCTCCAGGCGATGGGCGCCCGGATCAGCGGCGGCGGCACCGGGTTCATC carries:
- the murA gene encoding UDP-N-acetylglucosamine 1-carboxyvinyltransferase; its protein translation is MGHEVRYRVRGGRQLHGTVFIQGAKNAVLPMIGASLMASRGRTVLRNVPIIEDVRRAVELARAIGAKAELHETERTLVIDASSLSTPVLPADIASRFRGSFLFVPALLHRLGEAVIEGVGGCNLGSRNLDFHYNGFKRMGATVTEHVADNGDGIIHIKAGDLRGGTLYCDTPSHTGTENLIMAAALAQGTTLIKNAALEPEVLDNIAILQAMGARISGGGTGFITVEGVDELTAVEHTVMPDRIDTGVFVMAAAITGGDLNLVGATLEHLGVAADKLEQMGVEFHQQGAVLQVRRERTLRPINVITDEYPGFATDLQSPIMALSCLAEGPSYIYERIFDGRFKLAHELGRMGADIEVDGNRAKVNGPRVLRGAEVEAHDLRCGSALVLAGLAAEGETTITSAYYLDRGHAHTAERLSQLGADIVREAA